In the genome of Anabaena cylindrica PCC 7122, the window CCTAACTGTTCTGCAATCGCTATAATTGAAACTGTTCCTTTGGTGAATTCCCAAATTTGCCATTCCAGTTGATTTAATCCCAATTGAGGCTTATCATTGATTTTGCTAACTAAAGCATAAGTTGGCTCTGGTAATTTATCTTCAAGGGTTTTCCAGTTACGCAAAACCCTTAAGCCTTTGAGTATAACTTCTTTGGGTATAGCAGTCAAACCAGTCATTTCCATATGAGGTACAGGCGTTTTAGTCTCAAACTCAAATGAACCATTTTGTAATTCAAATAGTTTACAAATTTGTTTTAAAACTTGATAATTAAATAACATTTTTAATTGTTCTGGTTCCAATATTCCTTGGGATTTGAGACACAAACCTGTGGGTTGATTAATTGCACAGACATCTGTAATTCGAGTCACCGAACGCGCATTCATCCAACCCTTTTGTTGGATAATGGATAACAATCCCTTCCCATCTAACCTATTAGCAGCGGCAATAATCAATCCCTGCTGAAACCAAATGTAAAAATTTTGCTCTGGCTGAGACGAATTAGGTGCTTGTGCTTTAATTGCTAGTCGTCCTGTTTTATTTCCTTGCTGAAGTAGTCGAAAGATTTCTGGGAGGGGAAGTTCAGAAAGTAATCCTGAAATAGCCATAGTTTACAGTTTGTTGGGTAGCATATTTAAATATATAGAGCCAAACTGTGGAAAACTTGTGCAAAAGAATTAGGCAGGTGTGAATATTTAGTATTGCCATCCAATGGATATTAAAGCAGTCGGTAATTGAAATTGGATTGTTTTTACAAGGTTTACACCATTAAGAGGGTTGTAAGATATAAGAAGTAACCTAGCCTTTCACTTGCCACTACCAATGACATCAACTTTGCTGAAATTTCCTCGCCTGAATGCGCCAAAGCTACACCATTTACCTAATGGTTTAACAATCATCGCCGAACAAATGCCGGTGGAAGCCGTTAATCTCAGCTTATGGGTAAAAATTGGTTCTGCTGTAGAATCAGATCCTATTAACGGTATGGCTCATTTTTTAGAGCATATGATTTTTAAGGGAACAGAGCAATTGGTAAGTGGCGAGTTTGAAAGACGAATTGAAGAACGGGGCGCGGTGACGAATGCAGCCACAAGTCAAGACTATACTCATTACTATATAAATAGTGCGCCTCAAGACTTTGCAGAATTAGCACCACTGCAAATGGATGTTGTTTTTAATGCCAGTATTCCTGATGATGCCTTTGAGAGGGAACGTTTGGTAGTTCTGGAAGAAATTAGACGTTCGGAGGATAATCCCCGGCGGCGGATTTTTCGTCGGATTATGGAAACTGCTTTTGATTCTTTACCTTACCGTCGTCCGGTACTGGGGCCAGAAGATGTGATTTCTCAACTGAAACCACAGCAAATGCGGGACTTTCATGCTCATTGGTATCAACCACAGTCAGTTACTGCTGTAGCTGTGGGTAATTTACCTGTGGAGGAATTAGTAGAAATTGTGGCTGAAGGCTTCATCAAAAATAACCCGCAGTCAACAGTTAACAGTCAGCAGTCAAAAGTTATTCCTGAACCAGCATTTACAAAAATTGTCAGACAAGAATTTATTGATGAAACTCTCCAGCAAGCAAGGTTGGTGATGATTTGGCGAGTTCCTGGGTTAATGGAACTAAATCAAACTTATGCGCTGGATGTTTTAGCGGGAATTTTAGGACATGGACGGACATCAAGGTTGGTTTATGATTTACGGGAAGAACGGGGATTGGTGAGTACAATTTCTGTGAGCAATATGAGCCATTTGTTACAAGGTGCGTTTTCGGTTTCGGCTAAGTGTGAAGTTGAAGATTTAGCAGCAGTAGAAGATGCGATCGCACAACATCTGCGAAAATTACAAACAGAATTGGTGAAAGAGTCGGAAATTGACCGTGTACGGCGACGTGTGGCGAATAGATTTGTGTTTGGAAATGAAACTCCAAGCGATCGTGCAGGATTATATGGTTATTATCAATCTTTAATTGGCGATTTAGAACCAGCATTTAATTATCCAGATTATATACAAGCCCAGAATGCAACAGACTTGATGCAAGCCGCAACAGACTTTCTTTCCCCAGATGCTTATGGTGTAGTTGTCATCAAACCAGCGTAGGGAAAGGTAAACCCCGCCCTTGATCATCTATTAGTAATCTCTTCTTAACAACTGAAAAATAAGGGCGAATCACAATTCGCCCCCATAAAAAACTATGATTTGGCAAGAAATTGATACTCATATTAGCCAAGTAACTGGCCAAAAATTTCACACTTCACAACATTTATCTGTAAGTGGCGGCTGTATTAACCAAGGTTATGCAGTTAGTGATAGTAAACTCACCTATTTCGTCAAAATTAACCAAGCATCCCAAGTGGCGATGTTTGAAGCTGAAATGCTGGGTTTACAGCAGATGCATAACACAAAAACTATCCGTGTTCCTCAACCTGTATGCTGGGGCATATCTGGTAATTCTAGTTACATTGTGCTGGAATGGTTAGAAATGACAGGTGCTAATAGCAAATCATGGCAAGAAACAGGACGCAAATTAGCAGCAATGCACAAATTTACCAGTCAAAAGGGTTTCGGTTGGGACATCAATAATACTATTGGTTCTACACTGCAAATCAATACTTGGATAGATAATTGGGCAGAATTTTATACTCAGCATCGTTTAAGTTATCAATTTCAGTTAGCAAGACGACGAGGTGGGAGTTTTCCCCTAGAAGATAAATTATTAGCTGCCATTCCAGAATTATTAGCAGATCATCACATCCAACCCTCTTTAGTACATGGTGATTTATGGGGAGGAAATGCGGGGTGTACTATTGACGGTGAACCCGTGATTTTTGATCCAGCCACTTATTTCGGCGATAGAGAAGTTGATATTGCCATGACAGAGCTTTTTGGCGGTTTTCCGGCGGCATTTTATCAAGGATATGAGGAAGTGTTTCCTTTAGATGAAGGTTATGAAAAACGGAAAACACTTTATAATCTCTATCACGTTTTAAATCATTTTAATTTATTTGGTGGTGGTTATGCTTCTCAAGCAAATCAGATGATTGAGCGAATTTTGCGGAGTTTATGAAGTTAAAAAATGTAAGAAGTCAGGAGTCAGGAGTCAGGAGTCAGGAGTCAGGAATCAGGAGTCAGAATGCTCGTGACATCCGTAACGCACCCTACAATACTTAATCCTGTAAGCGCAAGCGCAGGCTACGCCAACAAAAATCAAATAGTAATTCTATAGATAAATTTGTGATTTACGGAATGTGAAATACTATCAACTACAAACCAACGTTTTACCTAATAATTACCTTAATGACTTGTGGGGAGAAATTCAAGCTAGTCCTTACTTTTCTATCAACAATCTCAACCGGGATTTTATCAATACTAAAGGATTTTCTGTAGTGTTTCAGCGTGGGGGAATAAAAACAGTTGAACAGAAATTTCCCTTTTTTAAGCCTTATTTGGATTTAGCTCTTCAGTCAAATTGTAATGCTTTTTACCTCAATCCCTTATTGCTAAAAGAAGGTTCTCGTGTTGATCCACACATAGATCGTTCTTTGCGTTCCTATTGCAAAACTATTGAACCACCTAACATTGTTAGTGTTCTCTATGTGCGAGTACCAGAAAACATGGAGGGAGGAGAATTGGTGCTGAAATCAACTAAACGCCAAGTTGGGAAAGTCAAACCCCAAACTAATACCCTAGTTTACTTTCAAGGCGATTTAACCCATTCTGTTAATGCAGTCAAAACACCGGGAAATCGCTTAAGTTTGGTTTGTGAACAGTATAATTTAAGTGAGGCTGAACTGGAGGAAATTCCCATATTTACCTTAGAATCAAGAGCTAGTCAGCCTACAACGAAGAAACGGAAGTCAACATCTTAGCGCCAAAAGTGGGAAACATCCCATCGCTACATCGTCAAAGTATCTGATATACATTTGGGAAGGCTATCGCATCTAATCCTTTCATGAAACAAATACTGCTAAACAATCGCTATCAAGTTATCCAGATACTTGGTGCTGGTGGGTTTGGGGAAACTTTTCTCGCAGAAGATACCCATATGCCTTCTCGTCGTCGCTGTGTAATCAAGCAACTCAAACCGATTAGTAATGATCCACAAACCTATCAAATTATTCAACAACGGTTTGAAAGAGAAGCAGCTACCTTAGAATATCTGGGTGAAAGTAGTGATCAAATTCCTAAACTTTACGCTTATTTTTCTGAAAATGGGCAGTTTTACCTCGTTCAAGAATGGATTCATGGACAAACTCTCAGCCAGATGGTGGAAGCTAAAGGATATATAGCTGAAACTATTGTTCGGGAAATTCTGTTAAGTTTGCTGTCAGTATTGGATTATGTCCACAGCAAAGGCATTATTCACCGAGATATAAAACCAGATAATATTATTCTTCGCGCTCAAGATAACAAACCAGTTTTAATTGATTTTGGTGCTGTTAAAGAAACTATCCGTACTGTCATCAATCCTTCGGGAAATCCCATACAATCAATCGTTATAGGCACACCTGGATATATGCCGAGTGAACAAGCTATCGGCCGTCCAGTTTACGCCACAGATATCTATAGTTTAGGCTTGACGGCGATTTATTTGCTGACTGGCAAACAACCCCAAGAATTAGAAACTCACCCGCAGACGGGGCAAATACTCTGGCAGCAATACGCTGCTGGGATGTCTTCAGAATTAGCGATCGCACTTACACAAGCAATTGAACCACGAACGAGCGATCGCTTCACCACAGCTAATAAAATGCTCTATGCTTTAAACTCAGCCCAGAATATTTCTCGTCCATCTCCCGCTACCAGCGCCACAATTAGCCTGAGTCCACCCCCTACTACTCTTAAACCAACCCAGTCAATATCTTCACCTGCAAAAACTCCCTTTATCAGAGAAACTAACAATCCCACAAACTGGCAGAAACCTGCTGTGATTTTTGGTAGTGTGCTAGTAGGAAGTTTAATTGGTGCAGTAGCAATTTCTAACATTAACCGTCAGCAGCCACCCACAACTACTGTTGCTACAGAAACACAAACTCCCAATACCTTACCAACAAACTCCCCCGTTGTAGAGTCAATTTCCCCAACTCCGCTGACACCCACTCCCTCAACTGAGCAACGAATCACTTCTCAGCCTTTACCAGAAGCCAATCCTTCTACAGCATTTACACCACCACCAGATCAAGAGCCTATTATTGAAAACACTCCAGCACCCCCAATCCCATCAACACCACAAGTAGAAATAGAAAATCAACAGCAGCAACCGGATATAGTTTCCACAGCGGAAGTATTCACAGATTCTCAGAAACAGCCAGATCAGAAAAAACAGAAGTCACGCGAGCAATTAAGTACTACTAATATCGGGCAAAATGTACCAGCTTTTCCTACAGGCACATCAAGAAGCACCGTAGAAGCAACTCTTGGTAAGAATAAAGATGTAAGAGGCTTGTGGCCTAATACCCGTGCTGTAACTTATAAGGTAGTACCTAACCAAATTGATCTCGGCTACTTATTTGACCGTAATTCTGGCAAACTGCGCCAAACGGAGGCAGCTTTTGCCCAATCTGTAGACCCTCAAGTCATGCAAACCACATTGAATGGAATGCTAGGCGGACAAGCGACGGGAGAAATTCAGCAAGGACTACAACAAATACAACAGCGCCAAAAAGATAATTTTCAGTTTACTCAAGGTTCTGTTAAGGGTCAAATAGTGCGGCAAAACTGCGATTTTATTTACATTAGTATTTGGGATCAAGACTTACACGATTTTGTCAATCCCTCATCAGCTAAACAGTGTTAACAACTGCAATTTTCATAAAAAAAGAGCCTCATAGAGGCTCATCATATAAAAAGGCAACGTAATTTATAATTACTAACTCATAATTCAATTACGAATTACGAATTACGAATTACAAATTACTTGATTACTACCTTACCGCCAGCTTCTTCGACACGCTTCTTGATATCCTCAGCAGCTTCCTTAGCTACAGCTTCCTTAATTGCCTTAGGAGCAGCTTCTACTAAGTCCTTAGCTTCTTTCAGACCTAAACCTGTGATTTCACGGACAATCTTCAGGACAGCAATCTTCTTATCAGCTGGAACTGATTCCAGAACTGCATCAAATTCGGTTTTTTCTTCTACTACTTCAGCAGCAGCAGCACCAGGAGCAGCCATCATCATCATGCCACCAGCGGCTGGAGCAGCACTCACACCAAAAGCTTCTTCAATTTGCTTAACTAGTTCAGAAGCTTCCAGCAAAGTCAAGGTTTTCAATTGTTCTAAAATTTGTTCGGTTGCAGCAGACATGGATATGACTCCTAAATAATTTTGAATTTTTTGTTGATGATTGGTAATTTGTAATTGGAAAAAACTATTACCTATTACCGATTACTCACTAGCACTTTCAGCACTTTCAGCGCTTTCAGAACTTTCAGCGCTACTACCTTCTTCTTTCTCAGCAACAGCCTGTAAAGCGCGAGCCAAAGAACTGGGAACTTCGTTGATACCCACAGCAACTTTAGTAGCCAAGGCGTTGATAGCGCCGGCAATTTGTGCCATAAGTTGTTCTTTAGATGGCAAGTCTCCTAAAGCCTTGACATCTGTTTCTTTCAGCAAGCGACCGTCCATAACGCCACCGCGAAGTGCTGTCTTCTTGGTAACTTTTTGGAACTCTTGATAACTCTTAATTGCTGATGAAAAATCTTCTTTGACTAGCAAAAAGGCAGAAGCGCCATTGAGCAATTCTGACAAAGGCTGCCATTTTTCTTCGTCTTGAATGGCAATGCCCATAAAGGTGTTTTTTGTCACCTTACAAACAGTGCCACTAGGACGTAACCGCCTTCTTAAGTCAGTGATTTCGGCAACTGTTAAACCCTGATAATCAATTACCAGTGCTAAAGTTGACTCACTCAAAGAAACTTTGAGGTCAGCTACAATCTCTTTTTTGTTTTCTAACGTTCTACCCATACTCGTTTCACCTCCAAGGGCAAAATCTTATTAGTGACTGGTGATTTAGTTACTTATTGCTGTTCACTTTTCACTGTCACCTGTAATCTGTAACTTTCTATCCTGACCAGCCGAAAACAACAAACCCCAGCTACATTTGCCGGGGTTTCACATTATTACTTTTAATGGCACAGTTGTTAAACTGTTTTTGTCAAACTTTAGGCCATGAAAGTAGTAACCTCGGCAGGATATTAAGTTATTAGCACCTGCTGTCTCCGGCTTTGCTTATTAAATTGTGGTTCTTGGTTATTACCAATTACCCATTACCAAATTATGCAGCGTCAGTCAGTTTTAAATCTCGTAGGGCGCTGATATCTATTTTAATGGATGGACCCATGGTAGCGGACACATACAATGTACGCCAGTAACGACCTTTGGCCCCTGAAGGACGGTTACGGTCAATAGTCTCTTGCAGAGCTTTGAGATTGACTAACAAATCTTCAGGTGCGAAGGATGCCTTACCAAACATAACATGGACAATTCCAGTCCGATCAGCACGGAATTCTAATTTACCAGCTTTGAATTCAGCGATCGCACTTGCTACGTCAAATGTGACTGTTCCACCTTTAGGTGATGGCATTAAACCGCGAGGACCCAGCAACTTACCCAGTTTTGCCACCATTGGCATTACATCGGGTGTAGCAATTAGCTTGTCGAAGTCCATCATCCCTTTTTGAATATCTTCAATCAGTTCTTCTGAACCAGCTATGTCAGCACCAGCGTTGGTTGCTTCTGTAACTTTTTCACCTCTAGCAATAACTGCCACTCGGACAATTTGTCCTGTTCCTTTAGGCAGTGCCACAGTTGTCCGCAACTGTTGATCTGTATACTTCGGGTCAATTCCTAGTCTGATATGAGCTTCTACGGCTTCTGCGAATTTAGCTGTTGCTGTTTCTTTCAACAGAGCTAACGCTTCTACTGGTGTGTAGTCTCTATCTTCAACTTTTTCTTGCAAAGCCTGCAAGCGCCGTGATAATTTCTTTCCCATTTTTTTCTCCTGGGGTAATTCCGAAGTTTTTAGCCTCTCCCCCGATACACTTTTGGATTTTAAATTTTGGATTTTGGATTGAGTCTAATTTTTAACCCAGTGTTCAAAACTCAAAATTTATTAAGTTTTTAGTCTGTGATGGTAACACCCATGTTTTTGGCTGTTCCTTCCACAATATTCATTGCCGCATCAATATCATTGGCATTGAGGTCAGGAAGTTTGGTTTGAGCAATTTCCCGCAATTGCACTCTAGTGATGCTCCCAACTTTCTTTTTGTTGGGTTCATTAGACCCTCTTTCTATTTTCGCTGCCTTGCGAATCAATACTGATGCTGGTGGTGTTTTGAGTACAAATGTAAAGCTCCGGTCTTCAAAAACCGAAATTTCTACAGGTATTACCATTCCAGCTTGGTCTGCTGTTTTGGCATTGTACTCTTTGCAAAACATCATGATGTTAACGCCATGTTGACCCAATGCTGGGCCTACTGGCGGTGCTGGGTTGGCTTTTCCAGCATTCAGGGCCAGTTTAATGACCGCTACTACTTTCTTCGCCATTTGGATTTAGCTCTGTTTTTCTACCTGATTAAATTCCAATTCTACTGGTGTATCCCTTCCGAAAATCGAGAGTAAAGCTTTTAGCTTACTCCGTTCTGGCGAAACTTCAATCACCTCTCCTTCAAAGTCCTTAAATGGACCAGAAAGAACCATTATCTTATCACCTGTAGCCATATCAATTTTGACTATCGGTTCTTGTTCACTGGTTTGTTTGAAGATGCGTTCAACTTCTAAATGACTCAGGGGTAATGGTTTGACGTGACCGCGACCTTTACCTGTGCCACGTTTTTGTTCTGCTCCCACGAAATTAATTACGTGGGAGGTGTTACGTACCACCTGCCAAGTATCATCATTCATCAACATCCGCACCAACACATAACCAGGGAATACTTTTTCCTCTGCTGGCTGGCGTTTACCATCCTTACGGATTTTCACCGTTGGCGTGTGAGGAATCTCCACTTGGATGATTTTATCAGCTACATCAAAAGTTTGGATGCGCTGTTCTAAGTTTGTCTTCACGCGCTTTTCACAGCCTGAGGCTACTTGCACTGCATACCAGCGTGCTTCCTTATGCGCTGTTTCTAGCGCTTCCTCCGACTGCAAACTGTTGCGTGGTTCATCTGTTGCAGAAGTCATCAGAATACCTGTTTTGCTGCCCAAGCAAACAATCCATCGACCAAATATATCAAAGATGCGGAGAGTGTCACCATTAACAACACAGCTGCTGATTCGCTCACCAACTGCTTCCGACTAGGCCAAACTACTTTCTCAAGTTCTTCTTTTGTTCCTTGGAAGAACTTGTTTAAGCTAAACCCATTTCCGGTTTCTGGCATTTCTGCTTCATTTTTTTTGGCCATGGTCGTTATCCCCCCCGTTTCTTACATAGCTACACCTTGCTATTTTTCATCAAGGTTTACAGCTTTGACCCCATTTGAT includes:
- a CDS encoding serine/threonine-protein kinase is translated as MKQILLNNRYQVIQILGAGGFGETFLAEDTHMPSRRRCVIKQLKPISNDPQTYQIIQQRFEREAATLEYLGESSDQIPKLYAYFSENGQFYLVQEWIHGQTLSQMVEAKGYIAETIVREILLSLLSVLDYVHSKGIIHRDIKPDNIILRAQDNKPVLIDFGAVKETIRTVINPSGNPIQSIVIGTPGYMPSEQAIGRPVYATDIYSLGLTAIYLLTGKQPQELETHPQTGQILWQQYAAGMSSELAIALTQAIEPRTSDRFTTANKMLYALNSAQNISRPSPATSATISLSPPPTTLKPTQSISSPAKTPFIRETNNPTNWQKPAVIFGSVLVGSLIGAVAISNINRQQPPTTTVATETQTPNTLPTNSPVVESISPTPLTPTPSTEQRITSQPLPEANPSTAFTPPPDQEPIIENTPAPPIPSTPQVEIENQQQQPDIVSTAEVFTDSQKQPDQKKQKSREQLSTTNIGQNVPAFPTGTSRSTVEATLGKNKDVRGLWPNTRAVTYKVVPNQIDLGYLFDRNSGKLRQTEAAFAQSVDPQVMQTTLNGMLGGQATGEIQQGLQQIQQRQKDNFQFTQGSVKGQIVRQNCDFIYISIWDQDLHDFVNPSSAKQC
- a CDS encoding M16 family metallopeptidase, whose product is MTSTLLKFPRLNAPKLHHLPNGLTIIAEQMPVEAVNLSLWVKIGSAVESDPINGMAHFLEHMIFKGTEQLVSGEFERRIEERGAVTNAATSQDYTHYYINSAPQDFAELAPLQMDVVFNASIPDDAFERERLVVLEEIRRSEDNPRRRIFRRIMETAFDSLPYRRPVLGPEDVISQLKPQQMRDFHAHWYQPQSVTAVAVGNLPVEELVEIVAEGFIKNNPQSTVNSQQSKVIPEPAFTKIVRQEFIDETLQQARLVMIWRVPGLMELNQTYALDVLAGILGHGRTSRLVYDLREERGLVSTISVSNMSHLLQGAFSVSAKCEVEDLAAVEDAIAQHLRKLQTELVKESEIDRVRRRVANRFVFGNETPSDRAGLYGYYQSLIGDLEPAFNYPDYIQAQNATDLMQAATDFLSPDAYGVVVIKPA
- a CDS encoding DUF4388 domain-containing protein; the protein is MAISGLLSELPLPEIFRLLQQGNKTGRLAIKAQAPNSSQPEQNFYIWFQQGLIIAAANRLDGKGLLSIIQQKGWMNARSVTRITDVCAINQPTGLCLKSQGILEPEQLKMLFNYQVLKQICKLFELQNGSFEFETKTPVPHMEMTGLTAIPKEVILKGLRVLRNWKTLEDKLPEPTYALVSKINDKPQLGLNQLEWQIWEFTKGTVSIIAIAEQLGLPLETIQQAAFRLIVVGLVEEVPVFLEAPPQQLHELESAMIEVELDEQSKQEGTVSQSFLKSLVGFLKNRL
- the rplL gene encoding 50S ribosomal protein L7/L12, whose translation is MSAATEQILEQLKTLTLLEASELVKQIEEAFGVSAAPAAGGMMMMAAPGAAAAEVVEEKTEFDAVLESVPADKKIAVLKIVREITGLGLKEAKDLVEAAPKAIKEAVAKEAAEDIKKRVEEAGGKVVIK
- the rplJ gene encoding 50S ribosomal protein L10, whose amino-acid sequence is MGRTLENKKEIVADLKVSLSESTLALVIDYQGLTVAEITDLRRRLRPSGTVCKVTKNTFMGIAIQDEEKWQPLSELLNGASAFLLVKEDFSSAIKSYQEFQKVTKKTALRGGVMDGRLLKETDVKALGDLPSKEQLMAQIAGAINALATKVAVGINEVPSSLARALQAVAEKEEGSSAESSESAESAESASE
- the nusG gene encoding transcription termination/antitermination protein NusG, translated to MTSATDEPRNSLQSEEALETAHKEARWYAVQVASGCEKRVKTNLEQRIQTFDVADKIIQVEIPHTPTVKIRKDGKRQPAEEKVFPGYVLVRMLMNDDTWQVVRNTSHVINFVGAEQKRGTGKGRGHVKPLPLSHLEVERIFKQTSEQEPIVKIDMATGDKIMVLSGPFKDFEGEVIEVSPERSKLKALLSIFGRDTPVELEFNQVEKQS
- the rplK gene encoding 50S ribosomal protein L11, translating into MAKKVVAVIKLALNAGKANPAPPVGPALGQHGVNIMMFCKEYNAKTADQAGMVIPVEISVFEDRSFTFVLKTPPASVLIRKAAKIERGSNEPNKKKVGSITRVQLREIAQTKLPDLNANDIDAAMNIVEGTAKNMGVTITD
- a CDS encoding fructosamine kinase family protein; the protein is MIWQEIDTHISQVTGQKFHTSQHLSVSGGCINQGYAVSDSKLTYFVKINQASQVAMFEAEMLGLQQMHNTKTIRVPQPVCWGISGNSSYIVLEWLEMTGANSKSWQETGRKLAAMHKFTSQKGFGWDINNTIGSTLQINTWIDNWAEFYTQHRLSYQFQLARRRGGSFPLEDKLLAAIPELLADHHIQPSLVHGDLWGGNAGCTIDGEPVIFDPATYFGDREVDIAMTELFGGFPAAFYQGYEEVFPLDEGYEKRKTLYNLYHVLNHFNLFGGGYASQANQMIERILRSL
- a CDS encoding 2OG-Fe(II) oxygenase codes for the protein MKYYQLQTNVLPNNYLNDLWGEIQASPYFSINNLNRDFINTKGFSVVFQRGGIKTVEQKFPFFKPYLDLALQSNCNAFYLNPLLLKEGSRVDPHIDRSLRSYCKTIEPPNIVSVLYVRVPENMEGGELVLKSTKRQVGKVKPQTNTLVYFQGDLTHSVNAVKTPGNRLSLVCEQYNLSEAELEEIPIFTLESRASQPTTKKRKSTS
- the rplA gene encoding 50S ribosomal protein L1 produces the protein MGKKLSRRLQALQEKVEDRDYTPVEALALLKETATAKFAEAVEAHIRLGIDPKYTDQQLRTTVALPKGTGQIVRVAVIARGEKVTEATNAGADIAGSEELIEDIQKGMMDFDKLIATPDVMPMVAKLGKLLGPRGLMPSPKGGTVTFDVASAIAEFKAGKLEFRADRTGIVHVMFGKASFAPEDLLVNLKALQETIDRNRPSGAKGRYWRTLYVSATMGPSIKIDISALRDLKLTDAA
- the secE gene encoding preprotein translocase subunit SecE, translating into MAKKNEAEMPETGNGFSLNKFFQGTKEELEKVVWPSRKQLVSESAAVLLMVTLSASLIYLVDGLFAWAAKQVF